In Rhinatrema bivittatum chromosome 1, aRhiBiv1.1, whole genome shotgun sequence, a single genomic region encodes these proteins:
- the ENAM gene encoding enamelin, translating into MRMPHSPAFTSQSEEMPQQSPYGYLNPQMPQLNAIYGYNPQYATLFQQQQSLLPQQKIQLWKLPTEVQPKQQLRQTQVIQQPKRPDLATQPTQHQPQLSKPIQQTLLKQPTYHQPINQPQKLPQAAQPPPSTATQKPQTFSPFGNVLNPYQQLWQIPQIYNARGFLLNPFQRNIPLGFGRPPGSNEEGTPYFGYYGFGARPPYNSEEDALENEDAAETTEPAKKEPKAESPAPDAGTNSTASTTNTTAASPPEANQGTNTTNSRNSPASNGVSPPKPSQGGSPSFTSPVNVSNHRDQGGNTLNSNGPNLPYNRGRPPLGDPHPRLPQVKQQIRGGPLGPRENSPGYGVHTQQGNARNIPLIIPETKLSAHTGNPSYSNMYSSGYHNSPINTANSSNRRGNSQGPSNYPDRTSGISQNPRYGPSGNDNYFQYSGKNPSVQRDMREFPTINPTGQRRISPPYREDMPDYRTNMPHTIGKYPTPDFRSFQQNENSFYPREDTDIFPVSGVQQSNQKFPKGIFLDQNRNPSHPDIDPIDQMKNVHNNWGQEGSSSPPRTGPSIYHENVPYPEVDPFIQRETMPSDRSGTWDNRGSIPVFEEAPPRQQNLSPYRGRNVYPDNYPYDDQGNSFQPRSSTWVNRENSYRGYTGQRGMPSEDNFYLENDPVDQRRHTPYADRSTWDYGTNFPGYEANQKTPSDQHETIYYPEGFAFSQGENPPYDGNTPWNQGSHSPMLNPTRHVGNSPYLSHDSQTSYPQNQPYDRMNTWRREEHFLNYGMGHPRQTDYVPYRSNAHRESIPYSSRNAWDIESNSPAHQRLLPPSERNSWDREVSFHNQDIAPAGQLENSQYFRSYPGGIRGNSPHREGRGWGYGGEETAIPESSPPDYRGIRAYPSINKLCCKDGPSPPPPRENVLALKDDSRREKRGSSFPDSSYSEPTQHANYSSENQDTPQNNSFTTGRNTSGPGESLQLKQSNSSSSSPHPVLGLDMNIAIPSRGDNNEDNKQNITQANPVHRQNKVTGSKRQRSGLSIARKNRAKRSLSTGMKSKTTDSDVARKQRLLNSIRWFYCFKNRLRLMSPSTRTPALATRASGDPPNPEKNTSPSHHPLGYTNDRKQQISKLSTY; encoded by the exons ATGCCTCAGCAGAGTCCATATGGTTATTTGAACCCCCAG ATGCCTCAACTGAATGCTATCTATGGCTATAACCCACAGTATGCAACACTGTTTCAACAGCAACAGTCCCTGTTGCCTCAACAGAAAATACAGCTATGGAAATTGCCAACTGAGGTTCAGCCCAAGCAGCAACTTAGACAAACCCAAGTCATCCAGCAGCCAAAAAGGCCTGATCTAGCAACACAACCAACACAACACCAGCCACAGCTATCAAAACCAATCCAACAGACACTGCTGAAACAACCTACCTACCATCAGCCTATAAACCAGCCGCAGAAGCTACCACAAGCTGCTCAACCACCGCCTTCAACAGCAACCCAAAAGCCTCAA ACATTTTCCCCATTTGGCAATGTCCTGAATCCATATCAGCAACTTTGGCAGATCCCACAG ATTTACAACGCAAGAGGATTTCTGCTTAACCCATTCCAAAga AATATACCACTGGGATTTGGACGGCCACCCGGTAGCAATGAAGAAGGG ACCCCTTACTTTGGATATTATGGATTTGGAGCCCGACCCCCATATAATTCAGAAGAAGATGCTTTGGAAAACGAAGATGCTGCTGAAACTACTGAGCCTGCAAAGAAAGAACCGAAAGCTGAAAGCCCCGCACCAGATGCTGGAACTAATTCGACAGCTTCCACTACTAATACAACAGCTGCCAGTCCACCAGAAGCAAATCAGGGGACAAACACAACAAACAGCAGAAATTCTCCAGCGAGCAATGGAGTCAGTCCTCCAAAACCCAGTCAAGGTGGGAGTCCTTCTTTTACTTCCCCTGTTAATGTTTCAAACCATAGAGACCAAGGAGGTAACACATTAAATAGCAATGGGCCCAATCTGCCATACAACAGAGGCCGCCCTCCACTTGGCGATCCTCATCCACGTCTTCCTCAAGTTAAACAACAAATTAGAGGTGGCCCATTAGGACCCAGAGAAAATTCACCTGGATATGGAGTCCATACACAACAGGGAAATGCCAGGAATATCCCACTAATAATTCCTGAAACTAAGCTTTCAGCTCATACAGGAAATCCATCATATTCTAACATGTATTCTTCAGGTTACCATAATTCTCCAATAAATACAGCAAACTCCTCAAATCGCAGAGGAAATTCACAAGGTCCTAGTAATTACCCAGACCGAACAAGTGGTATATCCCAAAATCCCAGGTATGGTCCATCAGGAAATGATAATTATTTCCAATATTCTGGCAAGAATCCATCAGTCCAAAGAGACATGAGAGAGTTTCCCACCATTAATCCAACTGGGCAGAGAAGAATCTCACCACCATACAGAGAGGATATGCCAGATTATAGAACAAACATGCCCCATACAATAGGCAAATATCCCACTCCTGATTTCAGATCATTCCAGCAAAATGAAAACTCATTTTACCCAAGAGAAGACACTGATATATTTCCAGTTTCTGGAGTGCAACAATCAAACCAGAAATTTCCAAAGGGCATTTTTTTGGATCAAAATAGAAACCCTTCTCATCCAGACATTGATCCAATAGACCAGATGAAAAATGTACACAATAACTGGGGTCAAGAAGGAAGCTCTTCCCCTCCTAGGACAGGACCCTCTATTTACCATGAAAATGTGCCATATCCAGAAGTCGATCCATTCATTCAGCGAGAAACAATGCCCTCAGATAGAAGTGGCACCTGGGACAATCGGGGCAGCATCCCAGTCTTTGAAGAAGCACCACCAAGGCAGCAAAATTTATCACCATATAGAGGAAGAAATGTATATCCTGACAATTACCCATATGATGATCAAGGAAATTCATTTCAACCTAGGAGCAGTACATGGGTAAACAGAGAAAACTCTTATAGGGGTTACACAGGGCAACGTGGGATGCCCTCAGAAGATAACTTCTACCTTGAAAATGATCCAGTTGATCAGAGAAGACATACGCCTTATGCTGACCGAAGCACATGGGACTATGGAACAAACTTTCCAGGATATGAAGCAAACCAAAAAACTCCATCAGATCAGCATGAAACTATCTACTATCCTGAAGGCTTTGCATTTAGTCAAGGAGAGAACCCTCCTTATGATGGAAACACACCGTGGAACCAAGGAAGTCATTCTCCAATGCTAAATCCCACAAGGCACGTAGGAAACTCCCCATACCTATCACATGACTCTCAAACATCATACCCTCAAAACCAGCCGTATGACAGAATGAATACCTGGAGGCGAGAAGAGCATTTCTTAAATTATGGCATGGGTCACCCAAGGCAAACAGATTATGTACCATATCGTTCAAATGCTCACAGAGAGAGTATACCATATTCTTCAAGGAATGCTTGGGATATTGAAAGTAATTCCCCAGCACATCAAAGATTGTTACCACCTTCTGAAAGAAATTCCTGGGACCGGGAAGTGAGCTTTCATAATCAAGATATAGCTCCAGCGGGTCAGCTGGAAAATTCTCAGTACTTCAGAAGCTACCCAGGGGGCATAAGAGGGAATTCACCCCATCGTGAAGGCAGGGGTTGGGGCTATGGTGGTGAGGAAACTGCAATCCCAGAAAGCAGTCCACCAGATTACAGAGGGATTAGAGCATATCCTTCAATCAATAAGTTGTGCTGTAAGGATGGTCCTTCGCCACCTCCTCCGAGAGAAAATGTCTTGGCACTAAAAGATGACTCtcgacgggaaaaaagaggaagtTCATTTCCTGACAGTAGTTATTCAGAGCCCACACAACATGCAAACTACTCATCAGAAAATCAGGACACTCCACAAAACAACTCCTTTACCACTGGAAGAAATACATCTGGTCCAGGAGAAAGTCTTCAATTAAAACAAAGCAACAGCTCATCCAGTTCACCCCACCCTGTGCTTGGCTTAGATATGAACATAGCTATTCCTTCTCGGGGAGACAATAATGAAGATAATAAACAAAACATTACACAAGCAAATCCAGTTCACAGGCAAAATAAAGTAACGGGTTCCAAAAGGCAACGTTCAGGCCTGTCCATTGCAAGAAAAAATCGTGCAAAAAGATCTTTGTCAACAGGAATGAAAAGTAAAACTACAGACAGTGATGTTGCCAGGAAGCAACGTTTATTAAATAGTATAAGATGGTTTTATTGCTTTAAAAACAGGTTAAGATTAATGTCTCCCAGCACCAGAACCCCTGCTTTGGCAACCAGAGCCAGTGGTGATCCTCCAAATCCAGAAAAAAATACATCCCCATCCCATCATCCATTGGGATATACAAATGATAGAAAACAACAGATATCCAAACTTAGCACTTACTAA